In Paenibacillus sp. BIC5C1, a genomic segment contains:
- a CDS encoding FecCD family ABC transporter permease, whose product MTMSARIRKQRLILFVCLLLILITAVVGMSWGYSSLSFKRVIPVLFGQGTFKEDFVLFSVRLPRIFITLLAGMALALSGSILQSITRNDLADPGIIGINSGAGVAVAIFFLYFPIEAGTFVYMLPLAAFIGALLTAALIYLFSYSRTKGLDPIKMVLVGVGFSMALSGIMIVIISSAERSKVDFIAKWISGNIWGADWPFIWALLPWLIVLIPLTLFRTRRLDLMGLNEETAIGVGLKLERERLVLMVIAVAAAASAVSVTGGIAFIGLMAPHIAKALVGPRNSLFIPVAVLLGGWLLLIADTIGRNLVDPDGIAAGIMVSLIGVPYFVYLLLKK is encoded by the coding sequence ATGACAATGTCTGCGCGAATTCGCAAGCAACGACTGATTCTGTTCGTGTGTTTGCTGCTGATCCTCATCACGGCTGTGGTAGGTATGAGCTGGGGTTATTCCTCGTTGTCTTTCAAAAGGGTAATTCCGGTGTTATTTGGTCAAGGTACATTTAAAGAAGACTTTGTTCTGTTTTCGGTCCGATTACCTCGAATTTTTATTACATTACTAGCTGGTATGGCCCTTGCGCTGTCAGGTTCTATTTTGCAAAGTATTACGCGTAATGATTTGGCCGATCCAGGCATCATCGGAATCAATTCTGGTGCAGGTGTTGCCGTTGCCATCTTCTTTCTGTATTTCCCGATTGAAGCGGGCACGTTCGTTTACATGTTGCCGTTAGCTGCTTTTATCGGTGCATTACTGACCGCGGCGCTCATCTATCTGTTCTCCTATAGTCGGACCAAGGGACTTGATCCCATAAAAATGGTGCTGGTCGGGGTTGGATTCTCGATGGCGCTGTCAGGCATCATGATTGTCATCATCTCTTCCGCGGAGCGATCCAAGGTCGACTTTATTGCCAAATGGATATCCGGAAACATATGGGGGGCAGACTGGCCATTCATATGGGCTTTGCTGCCTTGGCTGATTGTGTTAATCCCGCTTACTTTGTTCAGAACCAGACGGCTTGATCTGATGGGGCTGAACGAAGAAACAGCGATCGGAGTGGGTTTGAAGCTTGAGCGGGAACGCTTGGTACTCATGGTGATTGCTGTTGCAGCCGCCGCATCTGCTGTATCGGTTACGGGAGGGATCGCGTTTATCGGTTTGATGGCTCCACACATCGCCAAAGCGCTGGTCGGTCCACGTAATTCGTTATTTATTCCTGTTGCCGTTCTGCTTGGAGGCTGGCTTCTATTAATTGCCGATACGATTGGGCGCAACCTGGTTGACCCTGATGGAATTGCCGCAGGAATTATGGTCTCCCTAATCGGTGTTCCATATTTTGTATATTTATTATTGAAGAAATAA
- a CDS encoding AraC family transcriptional regulator, translating to MTDVDQLASIFADNSFKIDGINRLVLQPKSILREFRTLNHGFLFVVRGEASMSVDGTVYELQPGSVFHAAPGMQLDSQVNCHSEYEYYLLFYSFDQLEKGDSIQECDSHFKLDSGANPRVVELLVMLQEQLHVQGGIGKLRVKELFLSIMVQVLTGCSQREGGTSPSEKVIEQAISYIHGHYMNLLTLDELAELHGMSSKRFSYFFHKYTGFRPIDYVIHYRMERAGELLKSGSYLIRDVAISVGYTNPLYFSRIFKSKFGVSPSEYTYLD from the coding sequence ATGACAGATGTGGATCAATTAGCTTCAATATTTGCAGATAATTCGTTTAAAATAGATGGAATTAATCGATTGGTTTTGCAACCCAAAAGTATATTGCGTGAATTCAGAACATTAAATCATGGATTTCTTTTTGTGGTACGTGGAGAAGCCAGTATGTCAGTAGATGGAACGGTATACGAGTTACAGCCCGGGTCTGTTTTTCATGCAGCACCAGGCATGCAGCTGGACTCACAAGTGAATTGCCATTCGGAGTATGAATATTATTTACTGTTTTATAGTTTTGACCAATTGGAAAAGGGGGACAGCATCCAGGAATGCGACTCTCATTTCAAATTGGACTCAGGTGCCAATCCGAGGGTTGTTGAATTACTGGTTATGCTGCAAGAACAATTGCACGTGCAAGGAGGAATTGGCAAACTGCGAGTAAAAGAATTATTTTTGAGCATCATGGTTCAGGTTCTTACAGGCTGTAGTCAACGGGAAGGTGGAACTTCACCGAGTGAGAAGGTGATTGAGCAAGCCATCTCTTATATTCATGGACATTACATGAATCTGCTGACACTGGATGAGCTAGCAGAGTTACATGGCATGAGTTCAAAGCGTTTCTCTTACTTTTTTCACAAATACACGGGATTCCGCCCAATTGACTATGTCATTCATTATCGCATGGAGAGGGCAGGGGAGCTCCTGAAATCAGGGAGTTATTTGATTCGCGATGTTGCGATCAGTGTTGGTTATACCAATCCGCTCTATTTCAGTCGAATTTTTAAAAGTAAATTTGGTGTTTCTCCTTCGGAATACACATATCTTGATTAA
- a CDS encoding NAD(P)/FAD-dependent oxidoreductase, with protein sequence MNVHEVFDVTIIGGGPAGLFSTFYSGLREMKTKIIEFQPYLGGKVHVYPEKMIWDIGGLQPVPGAQLIEQMVNQGLTFQPEVVLGEKVTSISKDEQGYFVLHTASEKKHYSKTVILAIGGGILKPIKLEIQGAERFEVTNLHYTVKSLSRFKDKTVLISGGGNAAIDWANELALIAKQVYLTYRKDTLKGHEAEISRLENSSVECLLNTTIEKLVATDDHQQIETVVLKRNEDGASLELPVDEVIINYGYERDKELLVNSHIKIDMKDHWIAGTPVSETSVPGIFAAGDILHHEGKLHLIAGAFQDAANAVNKAKLFVAPEANTHGMVSSHNDLFAQKNRELMKHLYTK encoded by the coding sequence ATGAACGTTCATGAAGTGTTTGATGTAACGATTATTGGTGGTGGGCCTGCCGGATTATTTTCTACTTTTTATAGCGGTTTGCGTGAAATGAAAACCAAAATCATTGAATTCCAGCCCTATCTGGGCGGTAAGGTGCATGTGTATCCTGAGAAAATGATCTGGGATATAGGGGGATTACAACCCGTTCCGGGCGCACAACTGATCGAGCAAATGGTCAATCAGGGACTGACTTTCCAGCCAGAGGTTGTTCTTGGAGAAAAGGTCACGTCCATATCCAAGGATGAGCAAGGATACTTCGTACTGCACACTGCCTCTGAGAAAAAACATTACTCCAAAACTGTGATTTTAGCCATTGGCGGAGGAATTCTGAAGCCGATTAAGCTGGAGATTCAAGGTGCAGAACGTTTCGAGGTTACGAACTTACATTATACAGTCAAATCGCTCTCCCGCTTCAAGGACAAAACGGTTCTGATCTCGGGTGGTGGTAATGCGGCGATTGATTGGGCGAACGAGCTCGCCCTTATTGCCAAACAAGTCTATTTAACATATCGGAAAGATACGCTGAAAGGTCATGAAGCTGAAATATCACGTCTTGAGAACAGTTCAGTCGAATGCTTGCTCAATACTACGATTGAGAAGTTGGTCGCTACAGACGATCATCAACAGATTGAAACGGTTGTGCTGAAACGTAATGAGGACGGGGCTTCATTGGAACTGCCAGTGGATGAGGTCATCATTAACTACGGTTATGAGCGGGACAAGGAATTGCTGGTGAATAGTCATATTAAGATTGATATGAAGGATCATTGGATCGCAGGCACACCAGTCAGCGAAACATCCGTACCGGGCATTTTTGCTGCGGGAGATATTTTGCATCATGAAGGGAAGCTTCATCTGATCGCAGGAGCGTTCCAGGACGCAGCCAATGCCGTAAACAAAGCCAAACTGTTCGTGGCACCCGAAGCCAATACACACGGGATGGTTTCATCACACAATGACTTGTTCGCGCAGAAAAACCGTGAGCTGATGAAGCATCTATACACCAAATAA
- a CDS encoding putative quinol monooxygenase, giving the protein MIIIHAHLQVKPDQEQAFLEATKVLIPATRNEEGNISYDLAKSTEREHHYTMIELWKDEAATASHNTSAHFQAFVQQAAAFMAAPMNVEVFAGEAVKR; this is encoded by the coding sequence ATGATTATCATTCACGCTCACTTGCAAGTTAAACCAGACCAGGAACAAGCTTTTTTGGAAGCAACAAAAGTGCTGATCCCTGCTACACGCAATGAAGAAGGCAACATCAGCTATGATCTCGCCAAAAGCACTGAACGCGAACATCATTACACAATGATTGAACTGTGGAAAGACGAAGCCGCTACAGCTTCCCACAACACCAGCGCCCATTTCCAAGCTTTCGTTCAACAAGCAGCAGCATTCATGGCCGCTCCAATGAACGTTGAAGTATTCGCTGGAGAAGCGGTTAAACGCTAA